In Caldicellulosiruptor obsidiansis OB47, a single window of DNA contains:
- a CDS encoding peptidylprolyl isomerase — translation MDKRTKIAIFFITAIVLLIIVIAVTPEMVKYVDENRAVAIVNGEKITKKEFAINYRSQINYYGLDKAFLSQKVGDKTYEQQIKENVLDGLIVRQIELQQARKRNITLTSTEKKAIDQQIEQYKSDSQSGAEFKQYLQTIGATENEYKDQVIKSQIVSKLYDEVTKSQKASDAEIESYYNSHKSDFVEVKASHILFKVNDSKEEAAKKRKAEEVLQMIKSGQSFEKLAQKYSEDETTKQKSGDLGYFRKGQMVKEFEDAAFSLNIGEISSVVKTSYGFHIIKVTDRKQLSLNEVKDEIKSTIESQKKDEYYQSLVEKWKKEAKIKKFEDVLKSVSI, via the coding sequence ATGGATAAAAGAACTAAAATTGCAATTTTTTTTATTACAGCAATTGTGCTTCTAATAATTGTTATTGCTGTAACACCTGAAATGGTAAAGTACGTGGATGAGAATAGAGCAGTTGCCATAGTAAATGGCGAGAAAATAACAAAAAAGGAGTTTGCCATCAATTACAGGTCGCAGATAAACTACTACGGACTTGACAAAGCATTTTTATCCCAAAAGGTTGGAGACAAGACATACGAGCAGCAGATAAAGGAGAACGTTTTAGATGGTCTTATAGTAAGGCAGATTGAACTTCAGCAGGCAAGAAAGAGAAATATTACTTTGACTTCGACAGAAAAGAAGGCAATAGACCAGCAAATTGAGCAATACAAGTCAGACTCTCAATCAGGCGCTGAGTTCAAGCAGTATCTTCAGACAATTGGCGCAACCGAGAATGAATATAAGGACCAGGTGATAAAATCCCAGATCGTTTCAAAGCTGTATGATGAGGTAACTAAAAGCCAGAAGGCGTCAGATGCTGAGATAGAAAGCTATTATAATTCACATAAATCAGACTTTGTTGAGGTAAAGGCAAGCCATATTTTGTTTAAAGTAAATGATTCGAAAGAGGAAGCTGCAAAAAAGAGAAAGGCTGAAGAAGTTTTACAGATGATAAAAAGCGGTCAGAGCTTTGAAAAGCTTGCACAAAAGTATTCTGAAGATGAGACCACAAAACAAAAAAGTGGCGATCTTGGGTATTTTAGAAAAGGACAGATGGTCAAAGAATTTGAAGATGCTGCCTTTTCTCTCAATATTGGTGAAATAAGCAGCGTTGTCAAAACAAGTTATGGATTTCATATTATAAAGGTGACAGATAGAAAACAGCTTTCTCTCAACGAGGTCAAGGATGAGATAAAGTCAACAATTGAGAGTCAGAAGAAGGATGAGTATTACCAGAGTCTTGTTGAAAAGTGGAAAAAGGAAGCGAAGATAAAGAAGTTTGAAGATGTTTTGAAAAGCGTGTCAATATAA